One Conger conger chromosome 18, fConCon1.1, whole genome shotgun sequence DNA window includes the following coding sequences:
- the rgs17 gene encoding regulator of G-protein signaling 17, translating into MRKRQQPHIDTPPPAPAHLRPNTCCLCWCGCCKCPWNEDRVERTEGQTKMDSIEATEEQPPTLDEVLSWSRSFEKMMHSLEGRNIFSQFLRSEYSEENLLFWLACEALKAETNRPTIDQKARIIYEDYVSILSPKEVSLDSRVRESIHHSLAEPNRDMYEEAQLQIYTLMHRDSYPRFLNSSFYRELVESKQSTCLDT; encoded by the exons ATGAGAAAGAGACAGCAGCCCCACATCGACACTCCCCCCCCAGCTCCCGCCCACCTGAGGCCCAACACCTGCTGCTTGTGCTGGTGCGGATGCTGCAAATGCCCCTG GAATGAAGACAGAGTGGAGCGCACTGAAGGACAGACTAAAATGGACAGTATTGAAGCTACTGAAGAACA ACCCCCCACGCTAGACGAGGTTCTGTCCTGGTCGCGGAGTTTCGAGAAGATGATGCACTCCTTGGAGGGCCGTAATATTTTCAGTCAGTTCCTCCGCTCCGAGTACAGCGAGGAGAACCTGCTCTTCTGGCTGGCCTGCGAGGCGCTGAAGGCAGAGACCAACCGGCCTACCATCGACCAAAAGGCCAGGATCATTTATGAAGATTACGTCTCCATACTCTCCCCAAAAGAG GTCAGCCTGGACTCGCGTGTGCGAGAGAGCATTCACCACAGCCTGGCGGAACCCAACAGGGACATGTACGAGGAGGCCCAGCTGCAGATCTACACCCTCATGCACAGAGACTCCTACCCTCGCTTCCTCAACTCCTCCTTCTACAGGGAGCTCGTTGAGAGCAAGCAAAGCACCTGCCTGGACACCTAA